Proteins from a single region of Rhipicephalus sanguineus isolate Rsan-2018 chromosome 5, BIME_Rsan_1.4, whole genome shotgun sequence:
- the LOC119394974 gene encoding inactive serine protease 45, with translation MAASSVLGSLLLLLLASLLPRGNQCCRTEHFPIPSQCGSEGGIPPGGAHSLPWMVTVRVEAMTDVQDPEDLLPCPSVFQAAKEEGSSDRHARVGPDSFFGHLARVAVTHKMTSTCAGAVVTARHVLTAAHCLFASRYKPTYRVFLRNGSSAAHGAHARSSVSVPVSAALCHPGCRFHGTTRAVNDLPCSCSPNPSTFRCACGSTGSGGVSALCLPWPDVPVYGSVLWMARHEGRPKGGWAGGGAGRLPTALTRESVQLVNCSLLPQVAHDTGGDPSNELCAVSIGGLREVVDPGTALMVDTVQGWVLVGLLSWLDDARAVSSVAVFTDVRALMAWLLETVFKTF, from the exons ATGGCTGCGTCTTCGGTGCTTggatcgctgctgctgctgctgcttgcctccTTATTGCCACGGGGCAACCAGTGCTGTCGTACAGAGCACTTCCCAATCCCCAGCCAGTGCGGCTCGGAAGGCGGGATTCCGCCGGGAGGCGCCCACTCTCTGCCTTGGATGGTCACGGTGCGCGTGGAAGCCATGACCGACGTCCAGGACCCGGAGGACCTGCTGCCTTGCCCCAGCGTGTTCCAGGCCGCCAAGGAGGAAGGCTCGTCAGACCGTCACGCCCGAGTGGGCCCAGACTCCTTCTTCGGCCACCTCGCGCGAGTGGCCGTCACCCACAAGATGACCTCGACGTGCGCCGGCGCCGTCGTCACCGCAAG GCACGTTCTGACGGCGGCACACTGCCTGTTCGCATCGCGCTACAAGCCAACGTACCGCGTCTTCCTGCGCAATGGCAGCTCGGCCGCCCACGGAGCCCACGCCCGCTCCTCTGTGAGCGTGCCAGTGTCGGCAGCGCTGTGCCACCCAGGATGTCGGTTCCACGGCACCACCCGGGCCGTCAACGACCTGCCGTGCTCGTGCTCGCCGAACCCCTCAACGTTCAGGTGCGCCTGTGGAAGCACA GGCTCCGGCGGCGTGAGTGCCCTGTGCCTGCCCTGGCCCGACGTGCCGGTGTACGGCTCGGTGCTGTGGATGGCACGTCACGAAGGCCGCCCTAAGGGAGGCTGGGCCGGCGGAGGAGCGGGCCGCCTGCCCACCGCCCTGACCAGGGAGTCCGTGCAGCTCGTCAACTGCTCGCTGCTCCCTCAGGTGGCGCACGACACGG GCGGGGATCCCTCGAATGAGCTGTGCGCTGTGAGCATCGGCGGCCTGCGCGAAGTGGTCGACCCCGGCACCGCGCTCATGGTTGACACCGTCCAGGGCTGGGTCCTCGTCGGCTTGCTCTCGTGGTTGGACGACGCCCGCGCAGTCTCCAGCGTCGCGGTCTTCACCGACGTGCGCGCCCTCATGGCGTGGCTCCTGGAGACGGTCTTCAAGACCTTCTGA